A window of Bradyrhizobium diazoefficiens genomic DNA:
TGGAGCTGCAGGCGCATCGCAGCCATTTCCCCGGCGAATTGTCGCTGGGCCTTGCCCGGCGCGTCGCGCTGGCCCGCGCCTTTGCCGTCGAGCCAGATATTTTGGTGCTTGACGAACCGCTGGCATCGCTCGATGACGCTCTCGCCGGACGCCTGCGCGATGAGATTGCGACGCTCGTCGCGAGCCGACCCGTGATGACGCTATTGGTGACACACAGCCTGGACGATGCGGTGCGCCTGGGCGATCGACTGTTCTTCCTTTCGCCCCGGCCAGCGCGGATCGTGGCAGAGGTGCCTCTCGATATCCCGCGCGACACACGCGGCGAGGCCGAGATCGCGGCGCTCAAGGCCGGCCTCGCCCAACGAATTCAAGGCGACCGCGCCGAGCGAGATATCTCATAGCCGGTCGCTTGGCGGACGTGCTAGAAGGACCCGCGGCGGAGTTGATGATGACTCGGACGGTCGCCCTCTCAATGCTTGCGATACTTGGTCTTGCACTCGTCACGATGACGGCGGGCGCGCAGGACATGATGCGTGGCGTCGACCTCACCTCCCCCGCGATGGTCTCGGCCGAAATGACCAGGCCGGAGGTCGAGGCCGTGCTGGCCA
This region includes:
- a CDS encoding ATP-binding cassette domain-containing protein; its protein translation is MRLEVEITGKTFTSAAGGTHEVLAPLKFALWPGEVGVLIGPSGCGKSTMLRIILGLDHEFQGRIARPPQARIGTVFQEPRLLPWRSVEQNVRLVAPDVTDAKLSELFKILELQAHRSHFPGELSLGLARRVALARAFAVEPDILVLDEPLASLDDALAGRLRDEIATLVASRPVMTLLVTHSLDDAVRLGDRLFFLSPRPARIVAEVPLDIPRDTRGEAEIAALKAGLAQRIQGDRAERDIS